From one Gracilibacillus salinarum genomic stretch:
- a CDS encoding alpha-glucosidase/alpha-galactosidase — MSKITFLGAGSTVFAKNVLGDCMTVEALKDFEFALFDIDQERLHDSEMMLNNMKSSIAPTVKVKAYQDRKEALRGAKYVINAIQVGGYDPCTITDFEIPKKYGLRQTIADTLGIGGIFRNLRTIPVMKEFARDMKEVCPDAWFLNYTNPMAVLTNVMLEEGIKTVGLCHSVQVCADHLLDSLDMPKDNIQWKIAGINHMAWLLEITRDGKDLYPEIKKRAKQKQQEKHDDMVRFELMDKFGYYVTESSEHNAEYHPYFIKSKYPELIDRFQIPLDEYPRRCVNQIEGWKKMRNELVNDQHLTHERTHEYGSYIIEAMETNQPFKIGGNVQNTGGLIRNLPEKAVVEVPCLVDASGVTPTHVGELPEQLAALNRTNINTQLLTMEAARTRSKQKIYQAAMLDPHTAAELSLDDIVALCDDLIEAHGEWLPEYY, encoded by the coding sequence TTGTCAAAGATAACTTTTTTAGGTGCTGGAAGTACGGTTTTTGCGAAGAATGTGTTAGGGGATTGTATGACAGTGGAGGCGCTTAAGGATTTTGAATTTGCCCTATTTGATATTGATCAAGAACGTTTACATGATTCTGAAATGATGTTGAATAATATGAAGAGCAGTATAGCACCGACAGTCAAAGTAAAGGCCTATCAAGATCGAAAAGAAGCACTGCGAGGCGCGAAATATGTGATCAATGCGATTCAAGTCGGCGGCTATGATCCTTGTACGATAACGGACTTTGAGATTCCGAAAAAATATGGACTCCGGCAGACGATTGCGGATACGCTTGGGATCGGCGGTATTTTCCGTAATTTGAGAACGATTCCAGTCATGAAAGAATTCGCCCGTGATATGAAGGAAGTTTGTCCAGATGCATGGTTTTTAAATTATACGAATCCGATGGCGGTGTTGACGAATGTGATGCTCGAAGAAGGGATCAAAACAGTAGGACTGTGTCATAGTGTTCAGGTTTGTGCAGATCATCTGCTCGATTCGCTGGACATGCCAAAGGATAATATTCAATGGAAGATTGCAGGTATTAATCATATGGCGTGGTTGCTCGAAATTACCCGTGACGGAAAAGATCTATATCCCGAAATTAAAAAACGAGCGAAGCAAAAGCAGCAAGAAAAGCATGATGACATGGTCCGTTTTGAATTAATGGATAAATTCGGCTATTACGTAACGGAATCCTCAGAGCATAATGCAGAGTATCATCCATATTTTATCAAAAGTAAGTATCCCGAATTAATTGATCGTTTTCAGATTCCGCTTGACGAATACCCACGTCGTTGTGTGAATCAGATTGAAGGTTGGAAGAAAATGCGTAATGAATTGGTGAATGATCAGCATTTAACGCACGAACGGACTCATGAATATGGCTCTTACATTATTGAAGCTATGGAAACAAATCAGCCGTTCAAAATAGGCGGAAATGTTCAAAATACGGGTGGCTTAATTCGTAACTTGCCTGAAAAAGCTGTCGTCGAAGTCCCTTGTCTAGTCGACGCGAGCGGTGTCACACCAACACATGTCGGAGAGTTACCAGAGCAGCTGGCAGCATTGAACCGGACTAATATCAACACACAGCTGCTAACGATGGAAGCGGCTCGAACACGTAGCAAACAAAAAATTTATCAGGCAGCCATGCTCGATCCGCATACAGCAGCAGAACTATCGCTCGATGACATAGTAGCGCTTTGTGATGATCTGATCGAAGCACATGGTGAATGGTTACCGGAATATTACTAA
- a CDS encoding AraC family transcriptional regulator produces the protein MQSYAKHHTYGFRFKGEHQERVAGLHAIGKEKQTEESYRWDGLQRAEHGRIVFQYTLDGRGAIRIGETIHQLEKGDAFFVKIPSDHCYYLPDDSSHWEFAFITLYGDEVNSQYERITEKAGHISHLPLHSRPIKHIFRLLDIIETTGIQHGYDASAYAYSFLMEYLQYVEYEERQEADLPVAVAKAVTFIEKNYAADIGLDDIVVISGLSKYHFTRLFSKHFKQTPIQFLTKVRIERALELLQQTEDSIEEIAFAVGYASSNYFTKVFKQLLHETPSAYRQSKSVMPVDRLFID, from the coding sequence ATGCAATCTTATGCCAAGCATCATACCTATGGTTTTCGTTTCAAAGGGGAGCATCAGGAGCGCGTAGCAGGCTTGCATGCGATCGGGAAAGAAAAGCAAACAGAAGAGAGTTACAGATGGGATGGCCTGCAACGAGCGGAGCATGGTCGCATTGTCTTTCAATATACGTTGGATGGTCGGGGCGCGATACGAATCGGAGAGACCATCCACCAATTGGAAAAAGGGGACGCTTTTTTTGTAAAGATTCCTAGTGATCATTGCTATTATTTACCTGACGATTCTTCGCATTGGGAGTTTGCGTTTATTACATTGTATGGGGATGAAGTGAACAGTCAATATGAGCGGATCACTGAAAAAGCGGGCCACATTAGTCATTTGCCACTGCACTCGCGACCAATTAAGCATATTTTTCGTTTGCTCGATATTATTGAGACAACCGGGATTCAGCATGGCTATGATGCTTCAGCTTACGCGTATTCTTTTCTGATGGAGTACTTACAATATGTCGAATATGAAGAGCGTCAGGAAGCTGATCTCCCTGTTGCAGTAGCGAAGGCAGTGACCTTTATTGAAAAAAACTATGCAGCTGATATTGGCTTGGATGATATTGTTGTTATTTCTGGTTTATCCAAATATCATTTCACGCGATTATTTTCTAAACATTTCAAACAAACACCGATTCAATTTCTGACGAAGGTACGTATTGAAAGGGCACTTGAATTATTGCAGCAAACCGAAGATTCGATTGAGGAGATCGCTTTTGCGGTTGGATATGCCAGTAGTAATTATTTCACTAAGGTATTCAAGCAGTTACTTCACGAAACACCAAGTGCATATCGCCAAAGCAAATCCGTTATGCCGGTGGATCGCCTTTTTATCGATTGA
- a CDS encoding ABC-F family ATP-binding cassette domain-containing protein, which translates to MLQATNVSLRFGDKKLFEDVNIKFTAGNCYGLIGANGAGKSTFLKILSGELEPQSGHVSLGKDERLAVLKQDHFAYEEFEVLKTVIMGHTRLYEVMQEKDAIYAKGEFTEEDGMRAAELEGEFAEMNGWEAESDAAILLKGLGISEDLHYKTMAELSGSEKVKVLLAQALFGNPDILLLDEPTNHLDIQAIQWLEEFLINFENTVIVVSHDRHFLNKVCTHIADVDYGKIEMYVGNYDFWYESSQLALQMAKEQNKKKEEKMKDLQNFIARFSANASKSKQATSRKKMLDNITLDDIKPSSRRYPYVAFTPGRDIGNDLLRVEGISKTIDGVKVLDNVSFILKPYDKVAFVGPNEIAKTTLLDILMGEMEPDEGTFSWGVTTSQSYFPKDNSEYFEGNNMTLVEWLRQYSPEDQTETFLRGFLGRMLFSGEQALKKANVLSGGEKVRCMLSKMMLSNANVLVLDEPTNHLDLESITSLNNGLIKFKGSILFTSHDHQFINSIANRLIEITPKGIVDKEISYDEYVADQKLQKEIQAMYV; encoded by the coding sequence ATGCTACAAGCAACCAATGTTAGTTTACGTTTCGGTGATAAAAAGTTATTTGAAGATGTCAATATTAAATTTACAGCTGGAAATTGCTACGGCTTAATCGGTGCAAATGGGGCCGGTAAGTCTACTTTTTTGAAAATATTATCAGGAGAACTCGAACCACAATCAGGTCATGTTTCTCTTGGCAAAGATGAACGTCTGGCCGTATTAAAGCAGGATCACTTTGCTTATGAAGAATTTGAAGTTTTGAAGACTGTCATCATGGGCCACACTCGTTTATATGAAGTGATGCAAGAAAAAGATGCCATTTATGCGAAAGGTGAATTCACGGAAGAAGATGGTATGCGCGCCGCAGAATTAGAAGGTGAATTCGCTGAAATGAACGGTTGGGAAGCAGAGTCCGATGCTGCCATTCTATTAAAAGGACTTGGCATTAGCGAGGATCTGCATTACAAGACAATGGCAGAATTATCTGGTTCGGAAAAAGTAAAAGTGTTACTAGCTCAAGCCTTATTTGGCAACCCGGATATCCTATTACTCGATGAGCCGACCAACCACTTGGATATTCAGGCAATCCAATGGTTAGAGGAATTTTTAATCAATTTTGAAAATACCGTTATCGTCGTATCCCACGACCGTCATTTCTTAAACAAAGTATGTACGCACATCGCGGATGTCGATTACGGAAAGATTGAAATGTATGTTGGGAACTATGATTTCTGGTATGAATCCAGCCAGTTAGCATTACAAATGGCAAAAGAGCAAAACAAGAAGAAAGAAGAAAAAATGAAGGATTTACAGAACTTCATCGCCCGCTTTAGTGCGAATGCATCGAAATCAAAGCAGGCAACTTCCCGTAAGAAGATGCTCGATAACATTACACTAGATGATATCAAGCCTTCTTCTCGTCGTTACCCATATGTTGCGTTCACACCTGGCCGCGATATTGGAAACGACTTGTTACGTGTTGAAGGTATTTCCAAAACGATTGATGGCGTGAAAGTTCTTGATAATGTCAGCTTTATTTTAAAGCCATATGACAAAGTAGCGTTCGTTGGTCCAAATGAAATTGCCAAGACTACGTTATTAGATATTTTAATGGGTGAAATGGAACCTGATGAAGGTACTTTCTCTTGGGGTGTCACCACTTCTCAATCTTATTTCCCTAAAGATAACTCGGAATACTTTGAGGGCAATAATATGACATTAGTGGAGTGGCTTCGCCAATACTCTCCTGAGGATCAGACTGAAACGTTCTTACGCGGTTTCTTAGGTCGTATGTTATTCTCTGGTGAGCAAGCATTGAAGAAAGCAAACGTCCTGTCCGGTGGTGAAAAGGTTCGTTGTATGCTGTCTAAAATGATGTTAAGCAATGCCAACGTACTCGTATTAGATGAGCCAACCAACCACCTTGATCTTGAATCGATTACGTCCTTAAACAATGGTCTGATTAAATTTAAAGGCTCGATCCTTTTCACTTCTCATGACCATCAGTTTATTAATAGTATCGCCAATCGTCTGATTGAGATTACGCCTAAAGGCATTGTGGATAAAGAGATCAGCTATGATGAGTATGTAGCAGATCAGAAGCTTCAAAAAGAAATTCAGGCAATGTACGTGTAA
- a CDS encoding APH(3') family aminoglycoside O-phosphotransferase, with protein sequence MKGLPDRLSKKVEGFSWKQMTIGCSEAKTYFLQGPAYNQYLKIQPANAVENLSDEKDRLVWLQGKLAVPEVIDYDNDHQNKYLLMTEVKGINASERVHLANVTDLMEQVGAGLQVIHNVNTTGCLFDQTLEIKITEANRRVQNGLADEEDFDWERKGRKASKLFEELLFKKPSNEDLVFTHGDYCLPNIILNKGEVSGFIDVGRTGIADRYQDVALAVRSIAFNFGKEYISYFLEAYGMPDVDETKMDYYHLMDEFF encoded by the coding sequence ATGAAGGGATTGCCAGATCGATTATCTAAGAAAGTAGAAGGGTTTTCATGGAAACAAATGACGATTGGCTGTTCGGAAGCGAAGACATACTTTTTGCAAGGACCCGCGTATAATCAATACCTTAAAATACAACCAGCGAATGCGGTAGAAAATTTGTCCGATGAAAAGGACAGATTAGTCTGGTTGCAGGGAAAGTTAGCCGTTCCAGAGGTGATTGATTATGATAACGATCACCAAAACAAATACTTATTAATGACAGAAGTTAAAGGAATCAATGCGTCTGAGCGTGTCCACTTGGCAAATGTAACAGATTTGATGGAGCAAGTGGGCGCTGGTCTGCAAGTTATACACAATGTCAACACGACAGGCTGTCTGTTTGATCAAACACTTGAAATTAAAATTACAGAAGCGAATAGAAGGGTACAAAATGGCCTTGCGGATGAAGAGGATTTTGATTGGGAAAGAAAAGGGAGGAAGGCATCCAAACTCTTCGAAGAATTGCTTTTCAAAAAGCCTTCTAATGAAGATCTCGTTTTCACTCATGGTGACTATTGTTTACCTAACATTATACTGAATAAGGGCGAAGTCAGTGGTTTTATTGACGTCGGGAGAACAGGAATCGCCGACAGGTATCAGGATGTCGCTCTAGCGGTCAGAAGCATTGCCTTTAATTTTGGCAAGGAGTATATATCGTATTTTCTTGAAGCGTATGGAATGCCAGATGTCGATGAAACGAAAATGGATTACTATCATCTGATGGATGAATTTTTTTAA
- a CDS encoding antibiotic biosynthesis monooxygenase family protein — MILEAVMLQVKSGMEVDFEHTFAEASSIITSMKGYLSHELQRCIEEKGKYLLLVRWETLEAHTIGFRGSEEYQEWKSLLHHFYDPFPTVEHFELVSPTK; from the coding sequence ATGATTTTAGAAGCGGTTATGCTCCAAGTGAAGTCAGGAATGGAAGTGGATTTTGAACATACTTTCGCAGAGGCATCATCAATTATTACCTCGATGAAAGGGTATCTATCACATGAATTACAACGGTGTATCGAGGAGAAGGGCAAATATTTATTGCTAGTTCGCTGGGAGACATTAGAAGCTCACACTATCGGCTTTCGCGGATCTGAAGAATATCAGGAGTGGAAAAGTTTACTCCATCACTTTTATGACCCTTTTCCAACCGTTGAACACTTTGAGCTGGTATCACCAACTAAATGA
- a CDS encoding YesL family protein, with the protein MNKGMTSYISIGEWLFKILLLNLYWFIFTLLGLVAFGIFPATAALFATIRQDIKEEDDVKLFRTFFHYYKKEFLKSNVLGYIIAIATALILFNIHVLGLMDASLFKSFMMVMSYILLAIIAIVAIFLFPIFVHYQFSFLGYFKYSAILAIGKPIKTIIMLALVAGVCYFYYSIPGFIPALGVSLLAYLIMRIAYPTFAQVAEGA; encoded by the coding sequence ATGAATAAAGGAATGACATCATATATTTCAATCGGAGAATGGCTGTTTAAGATTTTATTGCTTAATCTCTACTGGTTTATCTTTACGTTGCTTGGTTTAGTGGCATTCGGTATCTTCCCAGCAACAGCTGCATTATTCGCAACGATCAGGCAGGATATCAAAGAAGAGGATGATGTGAAATTATTTCGCACCTTTTTCCATTATTATAAAAAAGAGTTTCTCAAATCCAATGTATTAGGCTATATTATTGCGATTGCGACAGCTCTAATATTGTTCAATATTCACGTATTAGGACTGATGGATGCCTCATTATTTAAATCATTTATGATGGTGATGAGCTATATATTGTTAGCGATTATCGCAATTGTCGCTATTTTTCTATTTCCGATCTTTGTGCACTATCAATTTTCATTTCTTGGCTACTTTAAATATTCAGCTATTCTAGCAATCGGCAAACCGATCAAAACAATCATAATGCTCGCCTTGGTTGCTGGGGTTTGTTATTTCTATTATTCCATACCAGGTTTCATTCCCGCGTTAGGTGTCAGTTTACTAGCTTATCTGATCATGCGGATTGCCTACCCAACATTTGCCCAGGTTGCAGAAGGTGCTTAG
- a CDS encoding carbohydrate ABC transporter permease, which produces MTSISLNRIRNKKPGDLLFDIFIVALCVLMFFVVAYPIYFIIIASISDPTLVSTGKVLFMPKGFSFFGYEQIFQDSRVWIGYRNTLFYALFGTLINLMLTLPAAYVLSRYEFKARRLLMFFFIFTMFFNGGLIPTYMLMKDLSLLDTVWVFIFNPLTVNVFNLIITRTFFENNIPGEMYEAATMDGCSHFRFFTSIVMPLSKAVTAVIGLYYLVWHWNDFFTGLIYIRNYDLQPLQIVLRDILLSNQVFSEGAGSGGTGGGYAQRYADQVKYGVIIVSSLPVLMLYPFIQKYFEKGVLIGSVKG; this is translated from the coding sequence ATGACTTCGATCTCGCTAAATAGAATCCGAAACAAGAAACCAGGCGATTTGCTGTTTGACATTTTTATAGTGGCCCTATGTGTCTTAATGTTTTTCGTTGTCGCCTATCCAATATATTTTATCATTATTGCATCGATCAGTGACCCGACGCTTGTGTCGACAGGTAAGGTACTGTTTATGCCAAAAGGCTTCAGCTTCTTCGGCTATGAGCAAATTTTCCAGGATTCACGTGTCTGGATCGGGTACCGTAATACATTATTCTATGCGCTATTCGGAACGTTGATTAACTTGATGTTAACCTTACCGGCAGCATATGTACTGTCTCGGTATGAATTTAAAGCTCGTCGCCTGCTGATGTTTTTCTTTATATTTACGATGTTTTTCAACGGTGGGTTAATCCCGACTTACATGCTGATGAAAGATTTAAGTTTATTAGATACGGTCTGGGTGTTTATTTTTAACCCATTAACGGTCAACGTATTTAATTTAATCATTACGCGAACTTTCTTTGAAAATAACATTCCGGGCGAAATGTACGAAGCAGCAACGATGGACGGCTGTTCGCACTTCCGTTTCTTCACCTCGATCGTGATGCCGCTGTCGAAGGCGGTTACTGCCGTAATTGGTCTCTATTATTTAGTCTGGCACTGGAATGACTTTTTTACCGGATTGATTTATATTCGAAACTACGATCTGCAGCCATTGCAAATCGTCCTAAGGGATATTCTATTATCCAATCAAGTATTCTCAGAAGGTGCAGGAAGCGGTGGTACCGGTGGTGGATATGCACAACGTTATGCTGACCAGGTCAAATACGGTGTCATCATCGTATCCTCCTTGCCAGTGCTAATGTTGTATCCATTCATTCAGAAGTATTTTGAAAAAGGTGTATTGATTGGATCAGTAAAAGGATAG
- a CDS encoding ABC transporter permease yields the protein MAFAQATKSKSVSQPKKATILNTFRRDYQLWLMILPAIICVIIFNYIPMYGIQLAFRKYDFTAGLTGGEFVGFQYFIQFFNSHLFWDLIRNTLLISITTIVVGFPAPIALALLVNQIRWKRGKRILQTTVYLPHFISIVVLVGLLNVMLSPNTGVLGLLLAKLGVEGNLLASVNAFIPIYVLSDVWQHVGWNSIIYLAALASVDPQLYDAAKIDGANRWQIIRNVEIPAIIPTIVILLILNMGTVISTGFEKIFLMQNSLNLPISEVIETYVYKTGIMSNQFSYAAAIGLFNTMINFMMLVVVNTIAKKVARISLW from the coding sequence ATGGCCTTTGCACAAGCAACCAAATCAAAAAGTGTATCCCAACCTAAAAAAGCCACTATTTTGAATACGTTTAGAAGAGACTATCAGCTTTGGCTTATGATTCTACCTGCGATCATCTGTGTCATTATATTTAATTATATCCCGATGTACGGTATTCAGTTAGCTTTTCGTAAATATGATTTCACAGCTGGTTTAACGGGTGGAGAATTTGTTGGGTTTCAGTATTTTATTCAGTTTTTCAATAGTCATCTTTTCTGGGATTTAATTCGTAATACATTATTGATCAGTATCACGACCATCGTCGTCGGATTTCCGGCACCGATAGCGTTAGCGCTTCTGGTCAACCAAATTCGCTGGAAAAGAGGAAAACGGATTTTGCAAACGACGGTCTATCTGCCACATTTTATTTCGATTGTGGTATTGGTAGGGTTGTTAAACGTGATGTTATCGCCAAATACCGGTGTACTTGGTCTATTATTAGCGAAGCTCGGCGTTGAAGGGAATTTACTCGCTTCGGTCAATGCGTTTATTCCTATTTATGTGTTATCAGATGTCTGGCAACATGTCGGCTGGAACAGCATCATCTATCTCGCCGCACTGGCTTCGGTAGATCCGCAGTTGTATGATGCAGCCAAGATAGATGGGGCAAATCGTTGGCAGATCATTCGCAATGTAGAGATTCCGGCCATTATTCCGACAATTGTCATTTTATTAATTCTGAACATGGGAACCGTCATCAGTACCGGATTCGAGAAAATCTTCCTCATGCAGAACAGTCTCAACCTGCCAATATCGGAAGTCATCGAAACATACGTTTATAAAACGGGGATCATGTCCAATCAGTTCAGCTATGCTGCTGCGATCGGATTATTTAATACAATGATTAACTTTATGATGCTGGTAGTGGTCAATACGATTGCCAAAAAAGTGGCACGTATCAGCCTGTGGTAA